The proteins below are encoded in one region of Candidatus Planktophila lacus:
- a CDS encoding carbohydrate ABC transporter permease → MAVFVYGMIGYTLRESLMNRTNSYTEDVSYVGFANYVELWQDPEFTHALSNLLKFTAVFMIGCLLSGLIMSLLLEKGIKGEGFFRSTYLYPMAISFIAMGTSWRWLMDSARDADATGLNYLLQQVGLGALQSDWYTSEAGSMYAMSLPAIWQMSGYVMALFLAGFRGIPDDLREAARVDGASEFKIYRHILFPQLSPTFLTVLIILGHISMKVFDLIFGIATKSYVTKVLAIYMWQVIFDFQNYAKGAAIAILILLMIAVAVIPYLIYVNKTEEANK, encoded by the coding sequence ATGGCGGTTTTCGTATACGGAATGATTGGTTACACACTTCGTGAATCTTTGATGAATCGCACCAACTCATACACCGAAGATGTTAGCTATGTAGGTTTCGCCAACTATGTAGAACTTTGGCAAGATCCTGAATTTACTCACGCACTCTCTAACCTTCTAAAATTCACTGCAGTATTTATGATCGGATGTTTGCTCTCCGGCTTGATTATGTCTTTATTGTTAGAAAAGGGAATCAAGGGCGAAGGCTTCTTCCGCTCTACTTATCTCTATCCAATGGCGATCTCATTTATCGCTATGGGAACTTCATGGCGCTGGTTGATGGACTCAGCCCGCGATGCAGATGCAACAGGCCTTAACTACCTGTTGCAGCAAGTAGGTCTAGGCGCTCTTCAGAGCGACTGGTACACATCTGAAGCTGGTTCCATGTATGCGATGTCACTGCCTGCTATCTGGCAGATGTCTGGCTATGTGATGGCGCTCTTCTTGGCAGGCTTCCGCGGTATTCCGGATGACCTTCGCGAAGCAGCGCGTGTAGATGGCGCCAGCGAATTTAAGATCTATCGCCACATCTTGTTCCCACAACTATCACCAACATTCTTAACGGTCTTGATTATCTTGGGCCATATTTCGATGAAGGTCTTCGACCTCATCTTCGGTATCGCAACTAAGAGCTATGTAACCAAGGTTCTTGCGATCTATATGTGGCAAGTTATCTTCGATTTCCAGAACTACGCCAAGGGAGCTGCAATTGCGATCTTGATCCTCTTGATGATCGCTGTAGCAGTCATTCCATATCTAATCTATGTAAATAAGACAGAGGAGGCGAACAAATGA